The uncultured Dysgonomonas sp. genome contains the following window.
AATGGTAGCACATCGAATATTCAAAATTATCTTAAGAAAAATCCAATTAGAGGATCTTATGAACTACTTTGGGATGAACTAAGGCATGCCGATAAACTCTCAGGTATTACTATTCAAAATACTATGAGAAGAATTCTTGAAACATATTTCAAAACTATGGGCAAAAAAACGGATGATGATATAATTGATTGTTTCTCCAACCCTCACGAAAAAGAAATATGTAGATCGCTTCTCTGTTGGGTTAATGATGGCTCACATTGTATTTCTGACGACTTGCATGTTGAGCATCCAGATGCTATCAATGATAAATTTTCAACTGTTTTTAAGAGAACTTTTGAAAATATGAATCATATTGACCACTACAATATGATGATGGGTGTCGGATCTGAAACACAAGAAACTGTATGAAAATCCTACACACCGCCGATTGGCACATAGGGCAGACATTTTTTGAATACGACCGCAAGGCGGAGCATCTTCAATTTTTGGCATGGTTGAAAAAACAAATACATGACTTGAAAGTAGATGTGCTTTTGATTGCGGGTGATGTGTTCGATAGTCCCAACCCGTCCGCAGAGTCGCAAAGAATGTATTATCGATTTTTGCGGGAGATGACGGCTGAAAATCACGATCTGCAAATAATTATCATTGCGGGCAATCACGATTCGGCAGCCCGGCTCGAAGCACCTAATCCGCTGTTGGAAGATATGAACATCACTGTTCGGGGAGTAGTTAAACGCAATACCGATGGCGAGATTGATTTCAAGCACATGGTAATTCCGATCAATAAAGGCGGATATTGTTTGGCAGTACCCTATCTTCGTCAAGGCGATTATCCCCATGCCGAAACATACGCACAAGGCGTTAAGGCAATGTATGAAGCCATATTCGAGCAGATAAAAGATATGAAACAACCTATAATTGCAATGGGGCATTTGCAAGCTACGGGTTCGGAAATTTCAGAGAATGACCGTTCGGAACGTACTGTTATTGGTGGGTTGGAGTGTATTTCGCCAGACTCTTTTGCAAAAGAGATTACCTACACAGCACTTGGACACCTGCATCGTGGACAAAGGGTTTCGGGACGAGAGAATGTGCGTTATGCGGGTTCTCCTCTACCTATGTCGTTTGCCGAAAAGAACAATAAACAAGGCGTTGTACTCATCGATATAGCTGAGACGACAAAGATTGAGCGTATTCTATTCGATGCACCTGTCAAACTGTTGAGCATACCTTCCGAACCAATGCCCCTTAGCGGAGTGTTGAATGAAATAGCAGCGTTGCCCGATGGAGAAATATCCGAAACATCGCCTTATCTTGAGGTAAAAGTATTGATAACCGAACCTGAACCATCGTTGAGACATCAAATAGAACAGGCACTGAAGACAAAATCTGTACGACTGGCTCGTATTTCCGCCATTACTCCTAAGTACGAAACAGGGTCTAAGGCGATAACTTACGAAGAGCTACAGACCATCAATCCGATGGACATGGCAAACGATATTTTCAAACGAAAGTATGGAGGGGAGGATATGCCCGAGACAATGAAATGTTTGCTGGAAGGCGTAATACAGGAAGTTGAACGATGAAAATATTAGCAATTAGAGGAAAGAATCTCGCCTCATTGGAGGGGGAGTTTGAAGTAGATTTTACTGCTGAACCATTAAAGTCGGCAGGAATATTTGCCATAACAGGTAGTACGGGTTCGGGTAAGTCGACTCTACTCGACACCTTGTGCTTAGCTCTCTTTGACGATATTCCCCGCAATAGAACAGCAGAGAGTATAAGAATAATCGATGTTAAGGATAAAACAATTAACCACACCGACAGCCGTAATATTTTAAGGCGTGGCACCAGTGATGGATATGCAGAGGTTGATTTCAAATCGCTTGGTGGCGAAACATTCCGTTCTCGTTGGAGTGTTCGCAGATCGCGCGATAAAATTGACGGTTCACTGCAAAATACTGAGTTTAGACTTACGAATCTAACTACAAATCTTGAAGTACAGGGGCGTAAAACAGAATTGTTAGCCAAAATAGTTGAACTTATCGGACTTACCTTCGATCAGTTTACTCGTGCTGTATTGCTTGCTCAGGGAGATTTTGCCACATTCCTTAAAGCTACACAAAAAGAAAAAGCCGAGTTGCTTGAAAAATTGACAGGGACAGATATTTATTCGCGTATTTCATCGTCCATTTATGAGAAATCAAAAAATGCTGAGCAGGATTTGACTCTATTACAAGAGCGTATCAAAGGGATAGAACTGCTTTCGGAT
Protein-coding sequences here:
- a CDS encoding exonuclease SbcCD subunit D C-terminal domain-containing protein, with the protein product MKILHTADWHIGQTFFEYDRKAEHLQFLAWLKKQIHDLKVDVLLIAGDVFDSPNPSAESQRMYYRFLREMTAENHDLQIIIIAGNHDSAARLEAPNPLLEDMNITVRGVVKRNTDGEIDFKHMVIPINKGGYCLAVPYLRQGDYPHAETYAQGVKAMYEAIFEQIKDMKQPIIAMGHLQATGSEISENDRSERTVIGGLECISPDSFAKEITYTALGHLHRGQRVSGRENVRYAGSPLPMSFAEKNNKQGVVLIDIAETTKIERILFDAPVKLLSIPSEPMPLSGVLNEIAALPDGEISETSPYLEVKVLITEPEPSLRHQIEQALKTKSVRLARISAITPKYETGSKAITYEELQTINPMDMANDIFKRKYGGEDMPETMKCLLEGVIQEVER